A genomic stretch from Chitinophaga agri includes:
- a CDS encoding sensor histidine kinase — MRFLLSLLMIFAVLPSAAQEFSPHQADSLRYELTNTHDNHTKVKTLIHLAEYHIWKKGELAVNIDSADVCLTEADRLNKIVQSTELAGYILLMRGFLLTELGKRKEGEVAVLKSIPLLEKSNSQRLLGMAYFELQAFYDYADAVQRSKRIRITALAVKAFHLAGDKMLEGWALTTLGDLHSIQEEYALSNQYLLQAVNVYEAIGHRKMQDIYELLGRNCNNQGDYKSAFEYALLALKAAKLTNDSSMQMATINNLLGSLYKNAGRREISIAYYHEGLTIALRHKDALNAVSLAYVLGSTYLDLNQSRKALKVLDSFPRNLLDSSNSRVKAITGMLYMEAYRDLKQYKKAYKYADMLENLVDRNTLAAEWTNRVCIALARYHLHGHDIAKARLYLDKCMTVSLLSTSPEWVSRYEISYKVDSAEGNHRAAFYNLLMYKTQDDLLHNAVKTRQFQQLEVEYETYKKIDSISLLTQKTNLQATNLRQAHLIRNITMLGIVLALAVIGLLYRQYQLKQRNNKAMAIKNNHLEHLVTEKEWLLQEVNHRVKNNLQTIISLLELQADTLSGDAHFALQTSQNRIYATSLLYQKLYRNENVSSVNMKMYITELVQHLQDALGTSQFVSVSLDIAPIDLDVSQGVPIGLMINEVITNSFKYAFDDTISYPEILVTLTIRDDLASLIIKDNGIGFPNAGGGNFGIGLKLVKGLAENIKGEATIVSDEGTFVEIVFLPKSSPESEIHRITTSDALSA, encoded by the coding sequence ATGCGCTTCCTCCTATCGCTTCTCATGATCTTCGCAGTCCTTCCGTCGGCAGCCCAGGAATTCAGCCCACACCAGGCCGATTCGCTCAGGTATGAGTTAACAAATACCCACGACAACCATACAAAAGTAAAAACACTCATACATCTGGCGGAGTACCATATCTGGAAAAAAGGAGAACTGGCGGTAAACATCGACAGTGCTGATGTATGCCTAACCGAAGCCGACCGGTTAAACAAAATAGTACAGTCGACAGAACTGGCAGGCTACATCCTGCTTATGCGAGGGTTTCTGCTCACGGAACTGGGAAAAAGAAAAGAAGGCGAAGTGGCCGTATTAAAATCCATTCCCCTACTTGAAAAAAGCAATAGTCAACGTCTGCTTGGCATGGCCTATTTCGAGCTGCAGGCCTTTTACGATTATGCAGATGCGGTTCAACGCAGCAAACGTATCCGTATTACAGCACTTGCCGTAAAAGCCTTTCACCTCGCAGGAGACAAGATGCTGGAAGGATGGGCACTCACCACACTGGGAGACCTCCATAGCATACAGGAAGAGTATGCCCTATCAAACCAGTATCTGCTGCAGGCTGTGAACGTATACGAAGCCATTGGGCATAGGAAAATGCAGGACATATATGAACTGCTTGGCAGAAACTGTAATAATCAGGGGGATTACAAAAGTGCATTCGAATATGCATTACTCGCACTGAAAGCAGCGAAGCTGACCAACGACTCCAGCATGCAAATGGCCACCATTAATAATCTGCTTGGGTCGCTGTACAAAAATGCCGGGAGGAGAGAAATAAGCATTGCTTATTATCATGAAGGGCTCACAATAGCCCTACGGCATAAAGATGCCCTGAATGCAGTGTCATTGGCATATGTACTGGGTAGTACCTATCTGGATCTGAACCAGTCCCGTAAAGCACTCAAAGTATTGGATTCATTTCCGCGTAACTTACTCGACTCATCCAATAGCAGGGTAAAGGCCATCACAGGAATGCTGTATATGGAAGCCTACCGGGATTTGAAACAATATAAAAAAGCCTATAAATATGCTGACATGCTGGAAAACCTGGTTGACAGGAATACACTGGCTGCAGAATGGACCAACCGTGTTTGTATAGCTTTGGCCAGATATCATTTGCATGGACATGATATTGCCAAAGCCCGCCTTTACCTGGATAAATGTATGACAGTGTCACTGCTTTCCACTTCACCTGAATGGGTGTCAAGATATGAGATCAGTTATAAGGTGGATTCTGCTGAAGGAAATCACAGGGCTGCGTTCTACAATTTACTGATGTATAAAACCCAGGACGATTTACTGCACAATGCTGTCAAAACACGTCAGTTTCAACAATTGGAAGTAGAATATGAAACCTATAAGAAAATAGATTCTATTTCTTTGCTTACTCAAAAGACCAACCTGCAGGCCACCAACCTGCGACAAGCGCACCTCATCCGCAACATTACGATGCTTGGCATTGTGCTGGCACTGGCCGTTATCGGACTGCTCTATCGGCAGTACCAGCTCAAACAGCGTAATAATAAGGCAATGGCCATCAAAAACAACCATCTGGAACACCTCGTTACAGAAAAAGAATGGCTGTTGCAGGAGGTAAACCATCGCGTTAAGAATAATTTACAAACTATCATCAGTCTGCTGGAATTACAAGCTGACACTCTCTCCGGTGATGCTCATTTTGCATTGCAGACCAGCCAGAATCGTATATATGCTACCTCCCTGCTGTACCAAAAACTGTACAGGAATGAGAACGTATCTTCAGTGAACATGAAAATGTACATCACCGAACTTGTACAGCACCTGCAGGATGCACTTGGTACCAGTCAGTTCGTGTCTGTATCCCTGGATATTGCGCCTATTGATCTTGATGTCTCACAGGGTGTTCCCATCGGACTAATGATAAATGAAGTCATCACCAATTCGTTCAAGTATGCCTTTGATGATACGATCTCCTATCCGGAAATCCTGGTTACACTGACTATCAGGGACGATCTCGCCAGTCTCATCATCAAAGACAATGGCATCGGTTTTCCCAATGCAGGTGGTGGTAACTTTGGAATAGGGCTGAAACTGGTAAAAGGATTGGCAGAAAATATAAAGGGAGAAGCTACTATTGTGTCAGATGAAGGAACCTTTGTTGAAATCGTCTTCCTGCCAAAGAGTTCACCCGAATCTGAGATACATCGTATTACAACATCAGATGCGCTCAGTGCGTAA
- a CDS encoding alpha-ketoglutarate-dependent dioxygenase AlkB, producing MTNNTAFYKVTPDLPEDLFSQLSALTTFEPVAKGRLGNHLIKVDDKGVPIVRTTTKYNIPAQPFAALHDRIIACINECIKEDAGVDIPAQPFNNALIEVYDATYVKMNYHSDQALDLAEDSYIGVFSCYEHPEVLSPKHIRKLKIRDKVSNEESEMALTHHSVVLFSMATNTKFQHKIILEPAPGSKMLVPDNKWLGITFRVSKTYIQFIGEEPCFSNGMRLELANEEQETDFYKLRGQENRSTDFTYPELTYTLNAADMMIPGGS from the coding sequence ATGACGAATAATACTGCATTTTATAAAGTCACGCCTGATCTGCCGGAAGATTTATTCAGTCAGTTGTCAGCGTTGACAACGTTTGAGCCAGTTGCGAAAGGCCGGTTAGGTAACCATCTGATAAAGGTGGATGATAAGGGGGTTCCGATAGTCAGGACTACCACTAAATACAATATACCTGCGCAGCCATTTGCAGCGCTTCATGATAGGATCATTGCCTGTATCAATGAGTGTATAAAAGAAGATGCTGGCGTTGATATACCTGCACAGCCTTTCAATAATGCGTTGATAGAGGTGTACGATGCGACGTATGTTAAAATGAATTATCATTCAGATCAGGCTTTGGATTTAGCAGAGGATTCATATATCGGTGTTTTCTCCTGTTATGAACATCCGGAAGTACTTTCCCCCAAACATATCAGAAAGCTGAAGATAAGAGATAAGGTAAGTAATGAGGAGTCTGAGATGGCCTTAACACACCATTCAGTTGTGCTGTTTTCTATGGCTACCAATACAAAGTTCCAGCATAAGATAATATTGGAGCCTGCACCGGGTTCAAAGATGTTGGTGCCGGATAATAAATGGTTGGGGATCACCTTCCGGGTATCAAAGACTTATATTCAGTTTATTGGGGAGGAGCCCTGTTTTTCCAATGGGATGCGGTTGGAATTGGCGAATGAGGAACAGGAGACAGATTTTTATAAACTGAGAGGACAGGAGAACAGGAGTACGGATTTTACGTATCCGGAGCTAACTTACACTTTGAATGCGGCGGATATGATGATACCAGGCGGAAGTTGA
- a CDS encoding gliding motility-associated C-terminal domain-containing protein, whose protein sequence is MPAFNRRNIVLTTLFMILMHCSVYSQDKIYVVNGSEIGYIDLADYTYKFVCNAVPFGDIAITPAGKIYGYYDALYEIDPVANTYTLIPVDMSNAPTFYGANAMVSDRDGNLYVAGTATLFKIDMKNATMSFVGNMSTFPAGDLCFSEGKLYMAAMNNVLIELTLGPGGNSIVSERVAGTMLLDGDVYGIGANENGICYAITTRKELALIDTEDATAYIIAKPPKGNIMDVNGLALLREGVNDKDIEICGNGIDDDHNGFTDDNDMACRLKRGLCTSESQEIFRETFGAGSGFGTALPNLSAAGYTFSTTAPLSEGRYTIVSDPRLAQGNATWKSMADHTGNPNGRMMVINAAYKPGEFYRKKITDLCGGHQYAISVSASSVISTGMNCGQDVVSIPARIRFHIEDENGNILGQVAERYIPADDNPAGTWKEYGMIFTLPDNVSTIQIVLLDDAPGGCGNDLAIDDIVFSTCQPTPVVSLNGDYNGPFTGCINSEAVFQVDTAMLRLRQPSFQWQKRTAANAPWVNIPGANDISYTIARLQLADAGEYRILITEDPNITCPKTLASMVMLFTVQDVAAFQLTPPFTACVGEPINLSVTPYNNLQEARWTYPNGDQTSGVTLLVTNTAAMSDAGEYTLKIRTTEGCSATLKTTVTVLPYETIGFTFTTSQACVGQPVQVQSDGSWQPGTWQWTASGNGVISQADTKTPIIIWQTPGDQQLTLQSTGQCILDQHVTKDITIQNVPTPGMLSAPEQVCVGTPLEMTVTGYTGGTIAWNITGNPILTGPPDRQQAIWNTIGTYTINYTVSGTCGSVTLPAPKPVIIKDAPYVSLVHDTTVCRGTPLYLQPVFSGDATLFSWQDGPFVAESKYIAEQEGVYKLVVQDNWGCSTQAEINVQWMNCGCDIFIPTAFSPNGDGLHDIFKPVIHCVTASYEFRIYNRWGQLIYLSRRPGEGWNGILHDGRPAETGAYTWVLEYKSYEYPAPMLQKGFVTLVK, encoded by the coding sequence ATGCCAGCTTTTAATCGGCGTAACATTGTGCTGACAACGCTCTTTATGATATTGATGCATTGCAGTGTTTACTCCCAGGATAAAATATATGTTGTTAACGGCTCAGAGATCGGCTACATTGATCTTGCCGACTATACATACAAATTTGTCTGTAACGCTGTACCGTTCGGAGATATTGCCATCACCCCTGCTGGTAAGATCTATGGCTATTACGATGCCTTATATGAAATCGACCCGGTAGCAAACACCTACACCCTGATCCCTGTAGACATGAGTAATGCTCCTACTTTTTATGGGGCCAATGCCATGGTCAGCGACCGGGATGGTAATCTGTACGTTGCCGGTACAGCTACCCTTTTCAAAATAGACATGAAAAATGCGACAATGTCTTTTGTGGGTAACATGTCCACCTTTCCTGCCGGTGACTTATGTTTCTCAGAGGGTAAACTTTATATGGCTGCCATGAACAATGTGCTGATCGAGTTGACCCTGGGCCCTGGCGGTAACAGTATTGTGTCGGAGCGGGTTGCAGGAACAATGTTACTCGATGGCGATGTATATGGTATCGGGGCGAATGAAAACGGCATCTGTTACGCCATCACAACGAGAAAAGAGCTAGCCCTCATCGATACGGAAGATGCGACTGCCTATATCATCGCTAAACCTCCGAAAGGCAATATTATGGACGTCAATGGTCTGGCACTACTTCGTGAAGGGGTTAATGACAAAGACATTGAGATCTGTGGAAATGGTATCGATGATGACCACAATGGTTTTACTGATGATAATGATATGGCATGCCGCCTAAAACGCGGGCTCTGTACATCTGAAAGCCAGGAGATATTCCGGGAGACTTTTGGCGCAGGTAGCGGATTCGGCACAGCCCTTCCCAACCTCAGTGCTGCGGGCTATACATTCTCTACCACCGCTCCACTTTCAGAAGGCCGCTATACTATTGTGAGTGATCCCCGCCTGGCGCAGGGTAATGCTACCTGGAAAAGTATGGCTGATCATACCGGTAATCCCAACGGCCGTATGATGGTGATCAACGCCGCCTACAAACCAGGAGAGTTTTACCGTAAAAAGATCACGGACCTGTGTGGCGGACATCAATACGCCATTTCTGTGAGCGCCAGTTCTGTCATTTCTACTGGTATGAACTGCGGCCAGGATGTAGTAAGTATTCCTGCACGCATCCGCTTCCACATTGAAGACGAAAATGGCAATATACTTGGACAGGTGGCCGAAAGATATATTCCTGCTGATGACAATCCTGCGGGTACATGGAAAGAGTACGGAATGATATTTACCTTACCTGATAATGTCAGCACGATACAGATCGTACTACTGGATGATGCACCAGGCGGTTGTGGTAATGATCTCGCCATAGACGATATCGTATTCAGCACCTGTCAGCCGACACCTGTAGTCAGTCTCAATGGTGATTATAATGGCCCCTTCACAGGTTGCATTAACTCGGAAGCTGTTTTCCAGGTAGATACCGCCATGCTCAGGTTACGCCAGCCCTCTTTCCAGTGGCAGAAAAGAACTGCTGCAAACGCACCATGGGTGAACATTCCCGGGGCTAACGACATTTCTTATACTATCGCACGATTACAACTGGCAGATGCCGGAGAATATCGTATCCTGATCACGGAAGATCCAAATATTACCTGTCCGAAGACATTAGCCTCTATGGTAATGCTATTTACAGTACAGGACGTTGCGGCATTCCAGTTAACACCACCCTTCACGGCCTGTGTCGGCGAACCAATAAACCTCTCGGTAACACCTTATAATAATCTGCAGGAAGCACGCTGGACGTATCCTAATGGCGACCAGACTTCCGGCGTCACGCTGCTCGTTACCAATACAGCTGCTATGTCAGATGCCGGTGAGTACACATTGAAGATCAGGACCACGGAAGGTTGCTCTGCTACCCTGAAAACAACTGTCACTGTCTTACCCTATGAAACTATCGGATTCACTTTTACTACCTCACAGGCTTGTGTCGGACAACCAGTACAGGTACAGTCAGATGGCTCCTGGCAACCAGGCACATGGCAATGGACTGCCAGTGGCAATGGTGTCATCAGCCAGGCGGATACAAAAACACCTATCATTATCTGGCAAACGCCGGGCGATCAGCAACTGACACTACAGTCCACCGGACAATGTATACTGGATCAACATGTTACAAAAGATATCACTATTCAAAATGTACCTACGCCAGGTATGCTTTCTGCTCCGGAACAGGTTTGCGTAGGTACACCATTGGAAATGACGGTCACGGGTTACACAGGAGGCACTATTGCCTGGAATATCACTGGTAATCCCATCCTGACCGGACCACCAGACCGGCAACAGGCAATATGGAATACCATTGGTACTTATACGATCAATTATACTGTCAGTGGCACCTGTGGATCTGTTACACTTCCTGCTCCAAAACCCGTTATCATCAAAGATGCACCCTATGTTTCGCTTGTCCATGATACAACCGTTTGCCGGGGTACCCCGTTATACCTGCAACCTGTGTTTAGTGGTGATGCAACACTCTTCAGCTGGCAGGACGGGCCTTTTGTAGCTGAAAGTAAGTACATCGCTGAGCAGGAAGGTGTATATAAACTTGTTGTACAGGATAACTGGGGATGTTCCACACAGGCAGAGATCAATGTGCAATGGATGAATTGTGGCTGTGACATTTTTATTCCCACAGCTTTCTCTCCCAACGGCGACGGGCTTCATGATATTTTCAAGCCTGTTATCCACTGTGTGACCGCCAGCTACGAATTCCGGATATATAACCGCTGGGGACAGCTGATCTATCTCTCACGCAGACCCGGAGAAGGATGGAATGGTATACTACATGACGGCAGGCCGGCAGAAACCGGCGCCTATACGTGGGTATTGGAATACAAGAGTTATGAATATCCTGCACCGATGCTACAGAAAGGATTTGTCACTTTAGTGAAATAG
- a CDS encoding BamA/TamA family outer membrane protein, with protein MNKPYQVLLPLVKVKEKECSPFRSLQVLLCALLVCFCSHLYGQTPAPADTLKTDSSAVDRMRAEQEAREFDAQYDLGDLIRTILRRKTDLSGKTRSGVIVIPNVAANPSIGSQIGIKAVAGKKFGKDPNTLLSVGATSASITTKGIIYFYISHNIYTSGNKWNFQGSLVAAKTVTPDYGLGIGIPSTASETEHVLNNPDRKPRGLHAQFYNFREKVYKEVKKNLFLGGGVSFDIRRKIDEKDTTNSRTPYNIYSDRHGFKRDHYMANGLLFNVQYTTRDNQNRAYKGMYVDAGFRANQTWLGSTRNSLQFSTDFRKYISLSKRRPEHVLAFWNWNSFLLAGNVPYLELPGTGKDAGFRSGRGYTVGYFKGTQYSYAEVEYRFPILRNNFLSGVMFFHLQTTNDESGTRIFQVMQPGGGGGLRILFNKVTRTNLCLDYAFGKFGAKGFFLGLNEAF; from the coding sequence ATGAATAAACCATATCAGGTATTGTTACCTCTCGTAAAAGTAAAGGAAAAGGAGTGTAGTCCATTTCGTTCATTACAGGTACTGTTATGTGCCCTGTTGGTGTGCTTTTGCAGCCATCTGTATGGACAGACGCCCGCTCCCGCGGATACCCTGAAAACTGATTCTTCTGCTGTAGACAGAATGAGGGCTGAACAGGAAGCCCGGGAGTTTGATGCCCAATATGACCTGGGTGATCTGATAAGGACGATCTTACGCAGAAAGACCGACCTCTCAGGGAAAACCCGTTCCGGGGTCATTGTTATACCTAATGTGGCCGCTAATCCAAGTATAGGCTCCCAGATAGGGATTAAGGCTGTAGCAGGTAAAAAGTTTGGTAAAGACCCTAATACGCTGCTGTCAGTAGGTGCCACTTCCGCTTCCATTACGACTAAGGGGATCATTTACTTTTACATCAGTCATAATATCTACACCTCTGGTAACAAATGGAATTTCCAGGGTAGCCTGGTAGCGGCTAAAACCGTTACACCCGACTATGGACTTGGAATTGGAATCCCCTCCACCGCGAGTGAGACTGAACACGTACTCAATAATCCCGACCGTAAACCAAGAGGACTTCATGCCCAGTTTTACAACTTCAGGGAAAAGGTGTACAAGGAGGTAAAGAAAAATCTGTTCCTGGGAGGCGGGGTGTCTTTTGACATCCGGAGGAAGATAGATGAGAAAGATACGACCAATAGTCGGACACCCTATAATATCTATAGCGACAGACATGGTTTTAAGCGCGATCATTACATGGCCAACGGATTGCTCTTCAACGTACAGTATACCACCCGTGACAACCAGAATCGGGCTTATAAGGGCATGTACGTGGATGCGGGCTTCCGGGCTAATCAGACATGGCTCGGAAGTACCCGGAATTCGTTGCAGTTCTCCACTGATTTCAGGAAATATATCAGTTTGTCAAAACGCCGTCCAGAACATGTACTGGCATTCTGGAACTGGAACTCGTTTCTGCTGGCAGGAAATGTACCCTACCTGGAATTACCCGGTACAGGAAAAGATGCTGGCTTCCGTAGCGGAAGAGGATATACCGTGGGATATTTTAAAGGCACACAGTACAGCTATGCCGAAGTGGAATACCGCTTCCCTATACTGCGGAACAATTTTCTCAGTGGGGTGATGTTCTTCCATTTGCAAACCACCAATGATGAATCAGGCACGCGAATATTTCAGGTGATGCAGCCTGGTGGTGGCGGAGGATTACGCATTTTATTCAATAAAGTGACCCGCACCAATCTGTGTCTCGACTACGCCTTTGGTAAGTTTGGTGCGAAAGGGTTCTTTCTCGGTCTGAATGAGGCATTCTGA